Proteins from one Actinomycetota bacterium genomic window:
- a CDS encoding EAL domain-containing protein → MGPEPPLEFHRRRRVAAQVAGLAASTSPTVGVAVIAGLVGVFWGVARALGGAGSVPPHWFYIPIIFAALRFGWPGTLLTSVVSGLMAGPLLPLDVRAGTHQALSDWGMRAAFFIGIGQVVALLVHQPRAHSLSALRIARIDRELRRALAWSELEVHYQPIFDILGRRRRVVGAEALIRWRHPKRGLVPPMEFISAAEATGRIIDIGSFVLRDACSRVAHWADLSGDTRFAVSVNLSARELADPALVSRVAAAIRDYGIEPQRLTFEITESAIMEDMDLCLEQLAALRAQGVNLAIDDFGTGQCSLSYVHLFPVQSIKLDRSFTARITDSERGQVFVGSIILLAHTLELGAVAEGIETADQLELLKAMRCDGGQGFHLGAPAVPDRISEALDEQRAERSRRLSNNEPSHWLRG, encoded by the coding sequence ATGGGTCCGGAGCCACCTCTCGAGTTCCACCGGCGCCGGAGAGTGGCCGCGCAGGTAGCCGGCCTGGCAGCGAGCACGTCCCCGACGGTCGGGGTAGCGGTGATCGCGGGGCTCGTCGGGGTGTTCTGGGGCGTCGCCCGCGCTCTGGGCGGTGCGGGGTCGGTCCCGCCGCACTGGTTCTACATCCCGATCATCTTCGCTGCCCTCCGGTTCGGGTGGCCGGGCACGCTGCTCACCTCGGTCGTCTCAGGGTTGATGGCCGGGCCGCTGCTTCCGCTGGACGTGCGTGCCGGCACCCACCAGGCGCTCAGCGACTGGGGCATGCGCGCCGCGTTCTTCATCGGCATCGGGCAGGTCGTGGCCCTGCTCGTCCACCAGCCTCGGGCGCACAGCCTCAGCGCACTTCGAATCGCACGCATCGATCGGGAGCTGCGCCGCGCGCTCGCATGGAGTGAGCTCGAGGTGCATTACCAGCCGATCTTCGACATCCTCGGCCGGCGTCGGCGGGTCGTGGGCGCTGAGGCACTCATCCGGTGGCGTCACCCCAAACGAGGTTTGGTACCGCCCATGGAGTTCATCTCGGCGGCCGAGGCCACCGGTCGAATCATCGACATCGGCAGCTTTGTCCTGCGCGATGCCTGTAGTCGCGTCGCGCACTGGGCCGACCTCTCGGGCGACACCCGATTCGCGGTGTCGGTGAACCTGTCGGCTCGCGAACTGGCCGATCCCGCGCTTGTCTCTCGGGTGGCGGCTGCGATCCGGGATTACGGCATCGAGCCCCAGCGGCTCACCTTCGAGATCACCGAGTCGGCGATCATGGAGGACATGGACCTGTGCCTGGAGCAGTTGGCTGCGTTGCGCGCACAGGGCGTGAACCTTGCGATCGACGACTTCGGCACCGGCCAGTGCTCCCTGTCGTACGTGCACCTGTTTCCCGTGCAATCGATCAAGCTCGACCGCTCGTTCACCGCTCGGATCACCGACAGCGAGCGCGGGCAGGTCTTCGTCGGCAGCATCATCCTGCTCGCCCACACGCTCGAGCTCGGTGCGGTCGCCGAGGGCATCGAAACAGCTGACCAGCTCGAGTTGCTCAAAGCCATGCGCTGTGACGGCGGGCAGGGATTCCATCTCGGCGCCCCAGCCGTACCGGACCGCATCAGCGAAGCACTCGATGAACAGCGTGCGGAGCGGTCTCGCCGGCTCTCGAACAACGAGCCCTCCCACTGGCTCCGCGGATGA
- a CDS encoding HNH endonuclease, with the protein MTAPVSAPGSTPTGTGATRGPRSCCVRAEYRPRSTRCAVVAGEWLSSYDGRTTEDPAALDIDHVVALAEAWRSGAAAWDDGRRRAFANDLDQPGELVAVTAAANRSKGDHDPASWRPPNRASWCEFGIGWVRTKLKWGLTADRPEVRALDDMLRDCTT; encoded by the coding sequence ATGACCGCGCCCGTTTCGGCACCTGGATCGACGCCGACGGGGACGGGTGCGACACGCGGGCCGAGGTCCTGCTGCGTCAGAGCCGAGTACCGCCCCAGGTCGACCCGTTGCGCGGTGGTGGCGGGCGAGTGGCTGAGCAGCTACGACGGTCGTACGACGGAGGACCCCGCCGCGCTGGACATCGACCACGTCGTCGCGCTTGCCGAGGCGTGGCGCTCGGGCGCGGCGGCCTGGGACGACGGACGGCGACGGGCGTTTGCCAACGACCTGGATCAGCCGGGGGAACTGGTGGCCGTGACCGCCGCGGCCAACCGATCCAAGGGTGATCACGACCCGGCGAGCTGGCGTCCGCCGAACCGGGCGAGCTGGTGCGAGTTCGGCATCGGGTGGGTCAGGACCAAGCTCAAATGGGGGCTCACGGCCGATCGCCCAGAGGTGCGCGCGCTCGACGACATGCTGCGCGACTGCACGACCTAG
- a CDS encoding amino acid ABC transporter substrate-binding protein, producing MEPIKIGWLGAALDGPGGGYDRIHRMAFDEAIEQGVLNRPVEFVLHAENGLPRGSAKNAVDGFKWLVDEGCIGVAGAYSSDNAMVVGPIANELQVPLISWCGTERFHGEYCFRLGNGDCGGDAALVVAWLKRKGYERVAVLSEVSPNGEEYFRYFRQECRRRGVSIAAVETVSQTPDDLAANLANLRGVRADALAYMGYGLLAAEGRLREALDKLDWDPPRIMSTAFMWYLAGFEKFEGWVGIDQLCPANPLVERFHQRYVERYSEDPPMWPNAIPGLAYDTARVLAEGLHRAPVLTGFGLKAGLEQIRFLPSTTGGPHTHIAGSPYDHQLFKGDWLLYGRIEHGKLEFEGLFEAWE from the coding sequence CCGGCGGCGGCTACGACCGCATCCACCGGATGGCCTTCGACGAGGCGATCGAGCAGGGCGTCCTGAACCGCCCCGTCGAGTTCGTCCTGCACGCCGAGAACGGGTTGCCCCGCGGCTCGGCCAAGAACGCCGTCGACGGGTTCAAGTGGCTCGTCGACGAAGGCTGCATCGGCGTGGCCGGTGCCTACAGCTCCGACAACGCCATGGTCGTCGGTCCGATCGCAAACGAGCTCCAGGTGCCCCTGATCAGTTGGTGCGGCACCGAGCGCTTCCACGGCGAGTACTGCTTCCGGCTCGGCAACGGTGACTGCGGTGGCGATGCGGCACTCGTCGTCGCGTGGCTCAAGCGCAAGGGCTACGAACGGGTCGCTGTCCTCAGCGAGGTCTCTCCCAACGGCGAGGAGTACTTCCGCTACTTCCGCCAGGAGTGCCGGCGGCGGGGCGTGTCCATCGCCGCGGTCGAGACCGTGAGCCAGACTCCCGACGACCTCGCGGCCAACCTCGCCAACCTGCGCGGGGTGAGGGCCGATGCGCTTGCGTACATGGGCTACGGGCTGCTCGCGGCCGAGGGCCGCCTACGCGAAGCCCTCGACAAGCTCGACTGGGACCCACCCCGCATCATGAGCACCGCGTTCATGTGGTACCTCGCCGGCTTCGAGAAGTTCGAGGGCTGGGTGGGCATCGACCAGCTGTGCCCCGCGAATCCGCTCGTCGAACGGTTCCATCAGCGTTACGTGGAGCGGTACAGCGAAGACCCACCGATGTGGCCGAACGCGATTCCCGGCCTCGCCTACGACACCGCGCGCGTCCTCGCCGAGGGCCTGCACCGCGCACCCGTCCTCACCGGGTTCGGGCTCAAGGCCGGGCTCGAGCAGATCCGGTTCCTGCCGAGCACCACGGGCGGGCCCCACACGCACATCGCGGGCAGCCCCTACGACCACCAGCTGTTCAAGGGCGACTGGCTGCTCTACGGGCGGATCGAGCACGGCAAGCTCGAGTTCGAAGGGCTCTTCGAGGCCTGGGAGTAG